One genomic window of Sphingobacterium oryzagri includes the following:
- a CDS encoding AI-2E family transporter yields MSSRTSVFQLLAIIVFTILILYFAKSILAPLAIAGILAMLFVSFNNKLERKGFPRWLTALLSVFVLLIAAVGLFFLLNWQLQSFSDNVNAMKANLLNLLTKIQNWLDTSFGIDKEQQKAIAQEEMKASQQSSGLTTSFASGFLGLAVDAVLIFVYCYLLLFYRNRLKTFLLQVFKDSPRAKTIDIISSATKVAANYVGGLAKMIIVLWILYGVGFTAIGVENAIFFAILCGLLELIPFVGNLTGTSLTVLGVIAQGGKSDMILLVIALYAFIQFVQTYLLEPLIVGNEVNINPLFTIFSLVLAEALWGIPGMVLAIPVVGIVKIICDRVDVLKPYGFLIGTDKRPKPVLTFRKKRR; encoded by the coding sequence ATGAGCTCACGCACAAGCGTATTCCAGCTGCTAGCTATTATCGTCTTTACGATACTTATCCTCTACTTTGCAAAAAGTATATTGGCGCCCCTCGCTATCGCAGGAATTTTGGCCATGCTTTTCGTTTCCTTTAACAATAAACTGGAGCGCAAAGGCTTTCCGCGCTGGCTTACGGCCTTACTTTCCGTTTTCGTGCTGCTTATCGCTGCGGTTGGCTTATTCTTCTTACTAAATTGGCAGCTACAAAGCTTCTCAGACAATGTAAATGCGATGAAAGCCAACTTACTCAATTTATTGACCAAGATACAGAATTGGCTAGACACCAGCTTTGGGATAGACAAAGAACAGCAAAAAGCCATTGCACAGGAAGAAATGAAGGCAAGCCAACAAAGCAGTGGGCTAACCACGAGCTTCGCCTCCGGTTTTCTCGGTCTGGCGGTAGATGCCGTATTAATATTTGTGTATTGCTATTTACTTTTATTTTACCGTAATCGACTAAAAACATTTTTGCTTCAAGTTTTTAAGGACAGCCCGAGAGCAAAAACAATAGATATTATCAGTTCTGCTACGAAAGTAGCAGCGAACTATGTTGGCGGGTTAGCCAAGATGATCATTGTATTATGGATATTATACGGCGTCGGGTTTACCGCCATTGGTGTTGAAAATGCAATTTTCTTTGCCATTTTGTGTGGTCTGCTTGAGTTAATCCCTTTCGTTGGCAACCTGACCGGAACGAGCCTCACCGTACTTGGCGTGATTGCGCAAGGCGGCAAAAGCGATATGATTTTATTAGTCATTGCTTTGTACGCCTTTATACAATTTGTTCAAACATATTTGCTCGAGCCGCTCATTGTCGGCAACGAGGTCAATATTAATCCACTTTTTACCATATTCAGCTTAGTACTGGCCGAAGCCTTGTGGGGTATTCCGGGAATGGTTTTAGCCATCCCCGTCGTCGGCATTGTTAAAATAATCTGTGACAGGGTTGACGTGCTAAAACCTTATGGTTTCTTGATCGGCACAGACAAACGGCCAAAACCTGTGCTAACTTTTCGCAAAAAACGGCGTTAG
- a CDS encoding sensor histidine kinase — protein sequence MGFFRNQHQYPVKYWVKSSAIFTLSIVSILIIDSVYKDQGRFWLNTTIAFFGLFSIIVCNLILHIHFDVKDPIKSPIKVKVCGYLLTFGLCLLMLAFSAHLDMLTHEECRIIEGSPVNFFLLSGFRAAILDLIVLLWLYFLMNDYFKNQLELERSKLDKLKERAVNQMLRQQVQPHFLFNALSSLKSLIKKDSVMAESYLLQLSDYLRGSFITSDDGLATVKQELKLCEDYLSMQKIRFKEAIQYTIAVSEEVWKEHLPIFSLQPLVDNALKHNHYTLENPLHIEILEDAGWIVVRNNVCLRKNSSEDTNNYGLNNLKERFSYYLKDSVIIREEGPCFEVHVKIIHI from the coding sequence ATGGGATTTTTCCGCAATCAGCATCAATACCCCGTAAAATACTGGGTAAAAAGCAGTGCCATATTTACCTTGTCCATTGTGTCCATCCTTATAATCGATTCCGTTTATAAAGATCAGGGAAGGTTTTGGTTGAACACGACAATCGCTTTTTTCGGCCTCTTTAGTATCATTGTCTGCAATCTTATTCTACATATCCATTTCGATGTAAAAGATCCGATAAAGTCGCCTATCAAAGTAAAAGTATGCGGATATCTCCTGACTTTCGGCCTGTGTTTGCTTATGTTAGCCTTTTCGGCACATCTGGACATGCTGACGCATGAGGAATGCCGGATTATCGAAGGCTCACCTGTCAATTTCTTTTTACTATCTGGCTTCCGCGCCGCTATTTTAGATTTAATCGTTTTGTTGTGGCTTTACTTCTTAATGAATGATTATTTCAAAAACCAACTGGAACTCGAGCGTTCGAAGCTAGACAAGTTGAAAGAGCGCGCCGTCAACCAAATGCTTCGCCAGCAGGTGCAACCACACTTTTTGTTTAATGCCCTTTCCAGCCTGAAATCACTCATCAAGAAAGATAGTGTGATGGCAGAATCTTACCTTTTACAACTTTCCGATTACCTACGCGGCAGCTTTATCACATCGGATGACGGACTCGCCACGGTAAAACAGGAACTGAAGCTTTGTGAAGACTACCTATCGATGCAAAAAATACGATTTAAAGAAGCCATACAATATACCATTGCGGTATCTGAAGAGGTTTGGAAAGAACATTTGCCCATCTTTTCGCTACAACCCTTAGTAGATAACGCACTTAAGCATAATCATTACACGCTTGAAAATCCGCTGCATATTGAGATTTTGGAAGACGCAGGCTGGATTGTCGTACGAAACAACGTCTGTTTACGAAAAAATTCTTCGGAAGACACCAACAATTACGGGTTAAACAACCTAAAAGAACGTTTTAGTTATTACCTGAAAGATAGTGTGATTATCCGTGAGGAAGGTCCTTGTTTTGAGGTACATGTCAAAATTATCCACATATGA
- a CDS encoding LytR/AlgR family response regulator transcription factor has product MRIIIIEDEDLTAEDLALTLKRIEPATELCARLSSVKEAITYLRTNPSIDLIFSDIQLGDGESFDIFKTVPPKVPIVFCTAYNQYMLEAFQTFGLDYILKPFSNASIQQTLAKYRQLRQSFNQSTLAMVDAVSQPNNLIESRKKSLIVINGDKIIPIPLSEIALCYIEYDNIFIKTNVGKQFLVNKSLEEMEHMLGDEYFRVNRQHIIKRSTIAFANTSLSRKLILSLHIDHPIKISVSKEKYHTFMQWLES; this is encoded by the coding sequence ATGAGAATAATCATTATCGAAGATGAAGATTTGACGGCAGAAGATCTTGCCTTAACCTTAAAGCGGATAGAGCCCGCAACGGAGCTTTGCGCCCGCTTGTCTAGCGTGAAAGAGGCAATCACCTACCTTCGCACCAACCCATCGATCGACCTGATTTTTAGCGATATACAACTCGGCGATGGTGAATCTTTCGACATTTTCAAAACCGTTCCACCCAAAGTGCCTATTGTGTTTTGCACGGCATATAATCAATATATGCTGGAAGCCTTCCAAACTTTTGGGCTTGATTACATCCTGAAGCCGTTCTCGAACGCCAGTATTCAACAGACTTTAGCGAAGTATAGGCAATTGCGCCAATCGTTTAACCAAAGTACGCTAGCTATGGTGGATGCAGTAAGCCAACCGAACAACCTGATCGAATCGCGAAAAAAATCGCTCATCGTGATCAATGGCGATAAAATAATCCCTATACCGCTTTCGGAGATTGCACTTTGCTACATTGAGTATGATAATATTTTCATTAAAACCAACGTGGGCAAACAGTTTTTAGTCAATAAATCGTTGGAGGAAATGGAGCACATGCTCGGCGATGAATATTTTCGTGTAAACAGACAGCACATCATCAAACGCTCGACGATCGCTTTTGCAAACACCAGCCTCTCCCGAAAATTGATCTTGAGCTTACATATCGATCATCCTATCAAAATTTCGGTCAGCAAAGAGAAGTATCATACGTTTATGCAGTGGCTTGAAAGCTAG
- a CDS encoding PQQ-dependent sugar dehydrogenase, whose translation MKNYKRLGKTFPWLCMFAAVGMLYACGNGNRQRDTEQTDSATPEREYGLQIVPEDPLATPPTNKFSKVLGWKADQKPTAASGFKVERFADSLNSPRHVYVAPNGDIYVAQARTEKEGEKDEKMDSRNKYRSKSPNEIIRFRDSNGDGIADQKETVLNGLSQPFGMLQHGEWFYVANTDGLMRFPYANGKIDKAGKKIVSLPAGGYNNHWTRNIILNADSSKIYISVGSGSNVGENGMEHEVRRAAILEVNLDGSGERVFSSGIRNPVGMALEPQTATLWTAVNERDELGDELVPDYISSVKEGGFYGWPYAYWGQRVDPRWKDKLPKDMVQKSITPDFAVGAHTASLGLSFNKAPGFPEGAYIGQHGSWNRSTFSGYKVMFVPFSKGRPSGEAQDFLTGFISDAEKNEVFGRPVSVAFTKKYMLVTDDAANVIWSVLVEE comes from the coding sequence ATGAAGAATTACAAAAGGTTGGGCAAGACGTTTCCTTGGCTCTGCATGTTTGCTGCCGTGGGCATGCTCTATGCTTGCGGAAATGGTAACCGTCAGCGTGATACCGAACAAACAGACTCGGCTACACCGGAGCGTGAATACGGATTGCAAATTGTTCCGGAAGATCCGCTTGCCACTCCTCCAACGAATAAGTTTTCAAAAGTTTTAGGCTGGAAAGCTGATCAAAAGCCGACGGCCGCAAGCGGGTTTAAAGTCGAGCGTTTTGCAGATAGCCTCAACAGTCCGCGCCACGTTTACGTAGCGCCCAATGGTGATATCTACGTAGCACAGGCGCGTACGGAAAAGGAAGGGGAAAAAGACGAAAAGATGGATTCGCGAAACAAGTACCGCAGCAAAAGCCCAAATGAAATTATACGGTTTCGGGATAGCAATGGTGATGGTATTGCTGATCAAAAAGAAACGGTGCTCAACGGATTATCGCAACCGTTTGGCATGTTGCAGCATGGTGAATGGTTTTACGTAGCGAATACGGATGGTTTGATGCGCTTTCCTTACGCCAATGGAAAAATTGACAAAGCGGGAAAGAAAATAGTGAGTTTGCCTGCCGGCGGATACAACAATCATTGGACACGTAACATTATCTTGAATGCAGACAGTAGCAAAATTTATATATCGGTAGGATCAGGCAGTAATGTCGGTGAAAATGGGATGGAACACGAAGTGCGACGGGCGGCGATTCTGGAAGTCAATCTCGATGGTTCGGGCGAGCGGGTGTTTAGTTCGGGAATACGCAACCCGGTAGGTATGGCGTTGGAACCGCAAACAGCGACGTTGTGGACAGCTGTAAACGAGCGTGACGAGCTGGGTGATGAGTTAGTTCCTGATTACATCAGCAGTGTCAAAGAAGGAGGTTTCTACGGCTGGCCTTACGCTTACTGGGGGCAGCGCGTCGATCCGCGCTGGAAAGATAAACTTCCGAAAGATATGGTGCAAAAATCGATAACACCGGATTTCGCGGTTGGCGCGCACACAGCTTCGTTAGGTCTTTCTTTTAATAAAGCACCTGGTTTTCCAGAGGGCGCTTACATCGGACAGCATGGATCGTGGAATCGCTCTACTTTTTCTGGTTACAAGGTGATGTTTGTGCCGTTTTCTAAAGGAAGGCCTTCCGGTGAAGCGCAAGATTTCTTGACTGGATTTATTAGCGATGCCGAAAAAAATGAGGTGTTTGGCAGACCAGTATCCGTCGCGTTTACCAAAAAATATATGTTGGTCACTGATGATGCGGCGAATGTGATTTGGTCAGTACTGGTTGAAGAATAG
- a CDS encoding DUF1634 domain-containing protein: protein MKKISEIKDKDVDLLVAYLLRYGVLLASGIALLGGIIYLIQHGQEAIPDYTFFHGEEDGYTTYRGIVEGALTGSAREIIQLGVLALIATPILRVFCSLIAFALERDKMYVLITLIVLSVMLTSIFGGLKV from the coding sequence ATGAAAAAAATAAGTGAAATAAAAGATAAGGATGTCGATCTCCTGGTTGCGTACTTATTACGTTATGGTGTGTTGCTGGCGAGCGGCATTGCTTTATTAGGAGGGATTATCTATTTAATTCAACACGGCCAGGAAGCTATTCCCGACTATACATTTTTCCACGGTGAGGAAGATGGGTATACAACTTATCGTGGCATTGTGGAAGGTGCGTTGACCGGGAGCGCGCGTGAAATCATTCAATTGGGTGTGCTGGCACTAATTGCTACGCCTATTTTACGTGTTTTTTGTTCACTGATTGCTTTTGCGCTGGAGCGTGATAAGATGTATGTACTCATTACGTTGATCGTACTTTCGGTCATGTTGACGAGTATTTTCGGAGGCTTAAAAGTCTAA
- a CDS encoding sulfite exporter TauE/SafE family protein: MSVLIFTLILLLGSYFAGLLGSLTGLGGGVVVIPLLTLVFGVDIRYAIGAALLASIATSSGSASAYVKEGITNVRLGMFLEIATTVGAVVGALIAVYTPTNTIAILFGVILIFSAAMTIRKKNQDALSEGSSLAARLKLNSTYPVGDKEVAYKLKNVGAGFSLMTFAGVISGLLGIGSGALKVLAMDTAMHIPFKVSTTTSNFMIGVTAAASAAVYLQRGYMDPGLAMPVILGVLAGAFTGAKLLARMNPKILRIIFCVAIVFVALQMIYNGIQHKF, encoded by the coding sequence ATGTCGGTACTCATTTTTACTCTTATTTTGTTGTTGGGATCTTACTTTGCCGGATTATTAGGTTCGCTTACGGGACTTGGCGGCGGTGTGGTTGTTATTCCGCTGCTAACCTTGGTTTTCGGTGTGGATATTCGTTATGCTATTGGCGCTGCCTTGCTGGCTTCCATCGCAACGTCTTCAGGTTCGGCGAGTGCCTATGTTAAGGAAGGTATTACGAACGTAAGACTGGGCATGTTTTTAGAGATCGCGACCACAGTTGGTGCTGTGGTAGGTGCTTTGATTGCAGTGTATACACCTACCAATACCATTGCGATCTTGTTTGGTGTAATCTTAATTTTTTCGGCAGCTATGACTATCCGCAAGAAAAACCAAGATGCGCTTAGCGAAGGAAGTTCGTTGGCAGCGCGCTTAAAACTGAACAGTACGTATCCTGTTGGTGATAAGGAAGTGGCTTATAAACTCAAGAATGTTGGGGCAGGTTTTTCACTCATGACGTTTGCCGGCGTAATTTCGGGTTTATTGGGCATCGGATCGGGCGCGCTAAAAGTGTTGGCAATGGATACCGCCATGCATATCCCGTTTAAAGTCAGCACAACGACGAGCAATTTTATGATCGGCGTAACCGCCGCTGCCAGCGCTGCGGTATACTTGCAGCGTGGCTACATGGATCCGGGACTGGCGATGCCCGTTATATTAGGTGTTTTGGCAGGTGCTTTTACCGGCGCCAAATTGTTGGCGCGCATGAATCCAAAAATTTTGCGCATCATTTTTTGTGTGGCCATTGTTTTCGTCGCCTTGCAAATGATCTATAACGGTATCCAGCATAAATTTTAA
- a CDS encoding sensor histidine kinase produces the protein METILSLYKRLTHIGVHADLSYLESRRTQMLNLIALTCIPLTFFFGLTNFIAQHKLLSLINFANSLASASVLWLHYKHRYAAGRIVLLAFNFVLFSAGCFLYQNGASYYLLCVLIVTILVYDKRWIQIIAGIAIITVILLVTFYPKIVSVHDALPTSRNMMNTIGALGFMAFIISFFKHIQYGYQAKIEEQHDKLKEMNVDMQKLFSIVSHDIKSPLASLQSVILLFQEGLLSPETTEQSIRLVNRRISQLNVTLENLLHWSSKNLQGLQTTRSHIYLAGAVQETCYFLESLAYQKAIDFDIRIDPDAFVYADRDQLSTILRNLISNAIKFSYPGGTVKIVGRANAGSMILDVIDKGMGMDGVNAKQLFISLREPTFGTDGERGSGVGLLLCYELIKQNEGLITVDSALGEGSTFKMTLPLGKAQMRPVVA, from the coding sequence ATGGAAACCATCCTGTCTTTATACAAAAGGCTGACCCATATTGGGGTTCATGCTGATTTATCCTATCTGGAAAGCCGACGCACACAGATGTTAAATCTTATAGCGCTAACGTGTATTCCGCTTACATTTTTCTTCGGTTTAACCAATTTTATTGCACAACATAAACTGCTGTCGCTCATCAATTTTGCAAACAGTTTGGCTTCAGCTTCCGTACTTTGGCTGCATTATAAACATCGGTATGCTGCCGGTCGGATCGTTTTGCTCGCCTTTAATTTTGTATTATTTTCAGCAGGGTGTTTTCTCTATCAAAATGGAGCTAGCTACTATTTGCTCTGTGTATTGATCGTGACGATATTGGTGTACGATAAGCGATGGATCCAAATCATTGCCGGCATAGCGATTATCACCGTAATTTTACTCGTTACTTTCTACCCGAAGATAGTTTCCGTGCATGACGCCCTCCCCACGAGCCGTAACATGATGAATACCATCGGAGCACTAGGTTTTATGGCTTTTATCATCAGCTTTTTTAAGCATATTCAATATGGATATCAAGCTAAAATTGAGGAGCAGCACGACAAACTGAAGGAGATGAACGTTGACATGCAAAAATTATTCTCGATCGTTTCACACGATATTAAAAGTCCGCTAGCCTCGCTACAAAGTGTTATTTTACTTTTTCAGGAAGGCTTGCTTTCGCCGGAAACGACCGAACAGTCGATACGACTTGTCAATCGGCGTATCTCGCAGCTCAATGTTACGCTAGAAAACCTGTTACACTGGAGCAGCAAAAACCTGCAAGGTTTGCAAACCACACGCAGCCACATTTATTTGGCCGGTGCTGTTCAGGAAACGTGTTATTTTTTAGAATCGTTGGCTTACCAAAAAGCGATTGACTTTGACATCCGAATAGATCCCGATGCATTTGTATACGCCGATCGAGACCAGTTGAGCACGATCCTCCGCAATCTTATTAGCAATGCCATCAAATTTAGTTATCCGGGCGGCACCGTAAAAATTGTTGGTCGAGCGAATGCCGGCAGTATGATACTAGACGTGATTGACAAAGGCATGGGCATGGACGGCGTGAATGCCAAACAGCTCTTTATTTCTTTGCGCGAACCCACTTTTGGTACCGACGGCGAACGTGGCTCTGGTGTGGGCTTATTGCTTTGTTACGAGCTGATCAAGCAAAACGAAGGCCTAATCACTGTTGATAGTGCGCTGGGCGAAGGCTCTACGTTTAAAATGACACTCCCGTTAGGAAAAGCACAAATGCGACCGGTAGTTGCTTAA
- a CDS encoding cupin domain-containing protein → MRNIFMKDSDLYWTELGEGVRRKILAHNDDLMLVKVAFEKGAVGTLHQHVHVQTSYVSTGKFSYRIGEEERILDVGDSCVIPSMTLHGCTCLEAGELIDCFTPLREDFM, encoded by the coding sequence ATGAGAAATATTTTTATGAAAGACAGCGACTTATATTGGACGGAACTGGGTGAAGGCGTTCGTCGCAAGATACTTGCGCATAACGATGATCTTATGCTGGTCAAAGTAGCGTTTGAAAAGGGAGCTGTTGGCACGCTACATCAACACGTACATGTGCAGACTTCATATGTTAGCACCGGAAAATTTAGTTATCGCATTGGCGAAGAAGAACGAATTTTAGATGTTGGCGACAGCTGCGTGATACCGAGCATGACGCTGCACGGCTGCACCTGCTTGGAAGCCGGCGAGCTCATCGATTGCTTTACGCCGCTGCGTGAAGATTTTATGTAA
- a CDS encoding cytochrome ubiquinol oxidase subunit I, producing the protein MEDMILYNRLQFAFTITFHYLFPQLTMGLSLMIVYFKFMFLRTHLIHFNDAAKFWMKIFALNFAMGVVTGIPMEFQFGTNWAKFSELTGSIVGQTLAMEGMFSFFLESSFLGMFIFGEKLLGQKLHFFAGFMVFLGSWASGYLIIATHSWMQHPVGYEILENGKFALTNFGALFSNPWLWPSYLHNQAGSLITASFFVSAVGAFYLLSDRHAAFGKLFLKTGVVFGVISSIVVAFPTGDLVAKNVVKYQPVTFAAMEGIFETEDGGAEIILLGQPDMINKQLDNKIAVPNILSFLTYQRWDAQIKGLNEFQESVHPTNVPGLYYAYHIMAGLGTIFIAIMSISAFLLFRKKLYTTKWILWILMFAIPFPYIANTAGWYTAELGRQPWLVYNLMRMVKGVSPTVSSGNTLFTFLGFVGLYILLGLLFFMLVLKIIRNGPAIKAAH; encoded by the coding sequence ATGGAAGACATGATTCTCTACAATAGGCTTCAGTTTGCCTTTACGATTACTTTCCATTACCTCTTTCCGCAACTCACCATGGGACTGTCGTTAATGATCGTCTACTTCAAATTCATGTTTCTTCGCACGCATCTCATTCATTTTAATGACGCGGCAAAATTTTGGATGAAAATCTTTGCACTCAATTTTGCGATGGGTGTTGTAACCGGAATTCCGATGGAATTTCAATTTGGCACAAACTGGGCTAAATTTTCAGAACTTACGGGCAGTATAGTGGGACAAACGCTCGCTATGGAGGGGATGTTTTCCTTTTTTCTGGAATCATCGTTTTTGGGTATGTTCATCTTCGGGGAGAAGCTCTTAGGTCAGAAACTGCATTTTTTTGCTGGTTTTATGGTGTTTCTCGGCTCCTGGGCCAGCGGTTACCTGATCATTGCAACGCATTCCTGGATGCAGCACCCGGTTGGTTACGAAATTCTGGAAAACGGGAAGTTTGCATTAACCAATTTTGGCGCGCTTTTCAGTAATCCTTGGCTGTGGCCGTCTTACCTTCACAACCAGGCCGGATCGTTAATTACCGCATCATTCTTTGTCTCAGCGGTTGGCGCATTTTATCTTTTAAGCGATCGACACGCAGCATTCGGCAAGCTTTTTCTAAAAACCGGCGTTGTATTTGGCGTTATATCGTCTATTGTCGTTGCTTTTCCTACGGGCGATTTAGTTGCTAAAAACGTTGTAAAGTATCAACCTGTAACCTTTGCAGCCATGGAAGGCATATTTGAAACGGAAGATGGCGGTGCGGAGATTATTTTGCTGGGACAACCGGATATGATTAACAAACAATTAGACAACAAAATTGCGGTGCCCAATATCCTCAGCTTTTTAACTTATCAACGTTGGGATGCACAAATTAAAGGACTTAACGAATTTCAAGAATCCGTTCATCCAACAAACGTACCCGGACTTTACTATGCGTACCACATTATGGCGGGCCTAGGTACGATATTTATCGCTATTATGTCGATTTCGGCCTTTCTGCTGTTTCGTAAAAAGCTCTATACAACCAAATGGATACTGTGGATATTGATGTTCGCGATTCCTTTTCCCTATATCGCAAACACGGCAGGTTGGTATACGGCAGAACTTGGCCGGCAACCTTGGTTGGTCTACAACCTTATGCGCATGGTGAAAGGTGTTTCGCCAACAGTTTCTTCAGGCAACACGCTATTTACATTTTTAGGTTTCGTAGGCCTTTACATATTACTTGGTCTGCTGTTCTTCATGTTGGTTTTAAAGATTATCAGAAACGGGCCTGCGATCAAAGCGGCTCATTAA
- the cydB gene encoding cytochrome d ubiquinol oxidase subunit II, with translation METFWFVVLVVMLATYIVLDGYDFGAGIVHLFVAKNDEERKAVTNAIGPFWDANEVWLIASGGVLFFAFPTLYASSFSGFYLPLMLVLWLLIFRAVGLELRGQLHNRLWERVWDTAFGMASLLLALFFGAALGNVVRGVNLGMVENGVSQQEAPYFFLPLWNPTFDPLAAHQGIIDWFTIVLGVVSVLSLSIHGANWIILKTNSTINARLRPLIFKLNVILLLLVIASALLWHYVRPVAISNFKQYYWLWIFPVIAVIGLLGQFRIRAFKKDYSGFICSSLFIVGSFGSTAASMFPNLLPSTNSINPSLTVHNASANAYGLSAGLSWFIVAAILVIVYFIIQFRVFKGKLDDVGYGEH, from the coding sequence ATGGAAACATTTTGGTTTGTCGTATTGGTGGTGATGCTTGCCACCTATATCGTATTAGATGGCTACGATTTTGGGGCAGGGATTGTACATTTGTTTGTTGCAAAAAATGACGAAGAACGAAAAGCCGTCACCAATGCCATTGGTCCGTTCTGGGATGCCAATGAAGTTTGGCTTATCGCTTCTGGCGGCGTTTTATTTTTTGCATTTCCTACGCTATACGCTTCCTCCTTCAGTGGTTTTTATTTACCGTTGATGCTGGTGTTATGGCTGCTTATATTTCGCGCTGTCGGTTTAGAGCTTCGCGGACAATTGCACAACCGACTTTGGGAACGCGTATGGGATACCGCATTTGGAATGGCAAGTCTACTCCTAGCGCTATTCTTTGGCGCCGCACTCGGCAATGTTGTTCGCGGTGTTAACCTCGGGATGGTAGAAAATGGTGTTTCGCAACAAGAAGCTCCATATTTCTTTTTGCCTTTATGGAATCCCACATTTGATCCACTAGCTGCACACCAAGGCATTATCGACTGGTTTACAATTGTACTCGGCGTCGTTTCGGTACTTAGCCTCAGCATACATGGTGCAAACTGGATTATTTTAAAAACCAACTCGACGATCAACGCCAGACTTCGTCCACTAATCTTTAAACTTAACGTGATTTTGCTGCTCCTCGTGATTGCATCTGCGCTATTGTGGCATTATGTGCGCCCTGTAGCCATTAGCAATTTTAAACAATATTATTGGCTATGGATCTTCCCGGTGATTGCTGTTATCGGACTTCTGGGACAGTTTAGAATCCGCGCTTTTAAAAAAGATTACAGTGGTTTTATTTGTTCCAGCTTATTCATTGTTGGCAGTTTTGGCAGCACGGCAGCTTCTATGTTTCCGAATTTATTACCCTCCACAAATTCGATTAATCCATCACTAACGGTACACAATGCTTCAGCAAATGCTTATGGACTTTCGGCTGGCTTATCGTGGTTTATTGTTGCGGCCATATTAGTTATCGTTTATTTTATTATTCAATTTCGCGTGTTTAAAGGTAAACTTGATGACGTGGGCTACGGCGAACATTAA
- a CDS encoding beta-barrel fold lipoprotein → MSKSTFRNACLLLFTFLGITMMGCSSDDDNLPTDGNTYKITVTASAVEERDFISFVVVGADLNQSNTVWKVNGEERTGETGVSFGKNEFTGTTKTYVIESIKPLRLVSIGTQLINYGNPLPYAIKIEKNGKTEIDVSSTLTGDGADFTKDYSF, encoded by the coding sequence ATGTCCAAATCAACATTTAGAAATGCATGTTTGCTCCTGTTTACTTTTTTAGGTATAACCATGATGGGATGCAGCAGCGATGATGACAATCTGCCTACAGATGGCAACACGTACAAAATAACCGTTACGGCTTCGGCTGTAGAAGAACGTGACTTTATTTCTTTTGTCGTTGTCGGAGCCGACCTCAACCAAAGTAACACCGTTTGGAAGGTAAACGGAGAAGAACGTACTGGAGAAACAGGTGTTTCCTTCGGAAAAAATGAATTTACTGGAACCACGAAAACCTACGTCATCGAATCAATTAAGCCTTTACGCTTGGTTAGTATTGGTACGCAGCTAATCAATTATGGCAACCCATTGCCGTATGCGATTAAAATCGAAAAGAACGGAAAAACGGAAATCGACGTGAGCAGCACGTTGACAGGCGACGGAGCAGACTTTACAAAAGATTATTCATTTTAG